The Sulfolobus islandicus Y.N.15.51 sequence TACAGTAGCAGCTGGTATTGCACCTATGGCTGCCATTATTCTCCAAGAAATATTTAAGGGAAACGCTAAAACACTACCAATCCCTATTGCAACTGCAGCTAAACTACCTAATCCTTGATTTGCAAACACTAAAGCTATCAGCTTACCCCTATCTTTAACATTAGCATACTCACTCATTATAGTAGCGGAAATTGGGTAATCTCCACCTATTCCCAAACCCATAATTGACCTAAAAATTATTAGCCAGTATATATTTGGAGAGATCGCAGAAAGTAAAGCACCAACCGCCATCAACATTGCTTCAAACCCATATATTGCCTTCCTTCCTATCTTATCACCTAAGAAACCAAAGACTAATTCCCCAATTACTGCCGTCCATATCGCAGATGACGCTAAAAGACCCTCTGTAAAACTATTTAGTGGAAAATTAGGATCATGCAACTGTATTAAAACGTCCAGAATTGCACTTATTATGAACAAATCATAAGCATCAGTAAAAAATCCCATACCAGAAGTGTACCAAACTTTAATATGGTTGAAAGTTAGCTTCAGTGAATCAATAGAAGCAAAAGGCGTTTTTGAAATTCCTTTATCCATTTTTTCTCATGCCTATCTCAGCTTCGACTATTATATATTTTACCTATAAAGTAAATATAATCTATTGTCAACTATATAATTTATATAGTCCTCTTTTTTGCTTAAACATTTGTAGATTAGATTTAAAAAACTCTAGCGGAATATCTTATTTATAAGCAAAATTAGAATAGTTAATAGAGAAGATATAATAGCTGCAAAAAGAAGCTGAATAGTGTCTATATTTAACAATAAGGACTGGGGTAAAGCAAAATAATATCCCTTGTTAAAGCTTATGAAGTAGGTTGATCCTTTAGTGGTTACGTATGGAGCATTAACCAGACTATAGTGCCCACTTACGTGGTAAATTCCTGGAGAGCTAACAAAAATTGAATAGCCTAAGAGTATTTTGCCGTACATGAAAATGAAACTAGGCTCTTCTGAGGTTATATTGTAGATTGGTAAATAAATTTCACTTTTGTTCACTATTATCAATGCAGTAGCTGAGTTAACAATTACAAATGATAAATTTTCACTAGCTAACGAGGATTTGACTGGAAATGGAGTTTCTACTCCATTGGTTGTTATTACAAGGTTTTTGTCAATTTCAACTGCGGGAAATACTCGTTTATTTGATATGTTATAGAAGTAAAATGTGAGATTATTGGAGTGCACTAATCCAACCTCTAAGACGGATATCCCATTAACACCCCTAACAATGTTAATTAGATCTTCAGATGAGTTAAATACTGTAACTGGAGCATAGGTGTAGTTGTAAGTTAGTATATAATATGAGGGAGGAGAGGGAAGAGGAGGCAACGTGTCGTTTATCTTTAATGTATTCAAGATTTCTGTTCTAAAAGTGTATAGATTAGTAATTTCGCCCGGAAGTGCAATTTCTTCTCCCATTTGTATTATTCTGTTCAAATAAATTGGATTAGGATAATTCATTATCCATATCGTTAAGTTTAGGGGGTTCATATAAGGGATAAGAAATGTTGCGTTAAATCCACTAGTCTCAAAACCACTCCATAGTAAAAACTTTCCTACAAATATTGAGAATATATTAGGCAGATTTGTTGAAATACTCAAGGTCCAGTTAGGGAAATACGATATTCTAACTACATAGCTAACTGAAGTTATGTTTATTGGAATGAGCTTTTCGTCTATAATACATGATGAGTTAGAATAAGAGTAAAGAATCTCTGAACCGCGAAGTTGATATGAAGAGTAATTTACTAAGACATTACCATACGATATTAAAGATGAAAGTAAGAAAATTAGAGTTAGCATGATAAGTGGGAATACTCTCATATAACATACACATTGGGCTAAATATTTTAAGTGTTACCAGTAAAATAGTAATACCATGAGGAATAATCTGTTACAATACATTGCTGGATTTCTAGGATTTATAGCATTATTTTACGGAATATTCTCTCTACTTAGTGAATACAAATTTCTTGAAATTAAATCTTTGGAAGTGTTTATATTAATCTTTTTTGGTTTTTTTGCCATAACTTATGCATTTACTGGTAGAATCATGATAGAAAAACCGTTTGCACTTACGTTTTCTGTAATATTGTTTTATCTTGCACTCTTTAGTCCATTGCCCCTTACAAGTAAAATACTACTTATTACAGGTGGGATAGTTGAGACACAATTGACATCGAGAAGGGGTATCGGAGGAACATTATACATAATACTTGGTATCTTAACACTCCTTTACTTCATATATGTACATTTCGTTGAATTATCATCAACACTTTCCTTGATAGGAATTGGATTATCCTCCCTTATTATAGTGTTAGGTAATAGGGATAGAAAAGTGAAAGCTATCTCATATTTCGCCTTCCCAATTGGTATCCCGTTAATAGTTTATGGTATTAATGGGTTCTTTCCTCTGTCACTAAATCCAATATTCATTATAGTGGGATTAGCTACAGTGTTGCTAAACTTAATTCCGAGCAAGGGAGCAACCAGTAATGATAATGACCTAAAACTTGACGAGAAATTGTGTAATGATATCCAAAGAAATGAGTGCAAGGATGTTATTGAGGTTTACAATAAATATATGGTTTACATTCCTCAACGTTGTCTCGACAAAGTAATATTATGTATTATAGATCAAAATGATATGCAGAATTTTAATTTAGTTGTAAGTAATAACCTAGCTCGAAGTGTCGCTGAAAAATATATAGATAAAATGTCACCAGAGATGATATATTCCTTAGCATTCTTATCAAATAGAAAGAAAGAACTACTAGAATTAGCATGTAATAAGGGATATAAGAAAGCATGCGAGCAAACAAAACCGGTCCTAGATCTGAAGAATTGGGATCCTAAGGTATGGGTAGGAAAGGAGATATACAATTACAACATTGTCGATATAATCGGAGTTGGCGGCACAAGCTATATACTAAAGGGTGAAAAGGATGGGAATTTCTATGCCCTCAAGGTACCTTTAATAAATTACTTAAATAACGTAATGGATTTAGTTGGAGAATCGTCCAAATTGATAGAACTTTCCACTAAATCCCCCTATATAGTTAGATTATACGCAATTTATGCTGATCAGCTTGATGTAAAGGAAATCTT is a genomic window containing:
- a CDS encoding serine/threonine-protein kinase, producing the protein MRNNLLQYIAGFLGFIALFYGIFSLLSEYKFLEIKSLEVFILIFFGFFAITYAFTGRIMIEKPFALTFSVILFYLALFSPLPLTSKILLITGGIVETQLTSRRGIGGTLYIILGILTLLYFIYVHFVELSSTLSLIGIGLSSLIIVLGNRDRKVKAISYFAFPIGIPLIVYGINGFFPLSLNPIFIIVGLATVLLNLIPSKGATSNDNDLKLDEKLCNDIQRNECKDVIEVYNKYMVYIPQRCLDKVILCIIDQNDMQNFNLVVSNNLARSVAEKYIDKMSPEMIYSLAFLSNRKKELLELACNKGYKKACEQTKPVLDLKNWDPKVWVGKEIYNYNIVDIIGVGGTSYILKGEKDGNFYALKVPLINYLNNVMDLVGESSKLIELSTKSPYIVRLYAIYADQLDVKEILGGNSEIYYNKPPMLVIELMKGGSINDVINVKELVRSEYWRKIVFIATARIAEALETIHSEGYVHCDIKPQNILFNEKLPPNARLAYDNLQNGKIIAKLADLGSAVRAGAKPFSYTPAYVPFDLVKSTAFGGVSPMADIYALGATVYKLLTGVPLNTNAMIEAIDKFDVSKDMRYLDNSLYNTRNLDLLRKYVDKNTYTFIAKMVDQDPNKRPTSKEVKEFFYSKI